A window of the Deinococcus betulae genome harbors these coding sequences:
- a CDS encoding AAA family ATPase: MALLLGPSGYGKSVLLGQVAQAALEAGEIVVRLDLRELDNDVYSLIEDLAHSLQGRAPQVSADITAANETRPLSARQLAKHLAALERTTFLLDHAERLSAESEAWLVGFIRALPEQHRLLISSRQLDSVEVAYLVATQSLMVLGPEQLAFDEAEVAQLSTQAEATAVSDLTPLKGWPMGVALTVAGAYGHSAPDLIKAVLRSLPPTLQRALPQLAPYDTWTSYLPHSLGLDLPDDWLGQLILHRLPLLHHSVGAQPHDLVLNVLNEQLRQSPDLWTDSYREAAQRALTDERPIHALDLLLHANLINDALDMAEQVIPPLFRRSQFLVIRSILDRLPSEAVQASPSLARMYGISLMETEQLQAGMAILHTLAERPDTRMTVLPPLAHGLFLQARVDDAAQLLDEAWQHWNAYPAEQQVILLTMAGNVSRERGDSEGGLQKLLEATRLAEQHHLDYVMGVALIGLNVSYLRLARLDEAMMAVRQAHVIFEQLGMTARLPIPLLNAAILHGAADELTPANDLLQRALCIAEEAQVRTTTSIHFALGHLRMKEGKFDEAVTHLMQAVERARASSRPDRQYMAEALLSEALRAQFQHVEADRRLALAESLLEIHPQLAQSTMLVDLLKFHRGQRDLAMGNLAEARAWFEQVPTDLGELAEWAVRSRAYLAQIHAEEGTLAEAHIRDFMTLHSKIKSRRYLTPDLTMVRQALREAVRQGWYAGELQEYAFGRSDTRQRLSIRTLGKLSVSLDGKPLPLSGSNVTRAQELIALMALLPPATSQELQRTLIGEGKGDHRNALNTLRASLTKATGVNDAIVQDSTRRYVFSDDLDVRTDVDELRRAVRTNNLLQIRQLLSDGTDFLPGVNSVWAADLRDTEIPGVLYSAYGVLGKSALERRALPEALRHFEHMQLLAPTEDVLRTIVEIHRSMGNEPQLAHAERDIQLLFAR; encoded by the coding sequence GTGGCACTGCTGCTGGGTCCGTCAGGGTACGGTAAATCGGTGCTTCTGGGCCAAGTGGCGCAGGCCGCGCTGGAAGCTGGCGAAATCGTGGTGCGCCTTGATCTTCGGGAACTCGACAATGACGTGTACTCACTCATTGAAGACCTCGCGCACAGCCTGCAGGGCAGGGCGCCACAGGTCAGTGCCGATATCACGGCCGCCAACGAAACACGTCCGCTCTCTGCGCGTCAATTGGCGAAGCACCTTGCCGCCCTGGAGCGGACGACTTTCTTGCTGGACCATGCCGAACGGCTGAGCGCCGAGAGTGAGGCGTGGCTGGTGGGGTTCATCCGGGCGCTTCCTGAACAGCACCGTCTGCTTATTTCCTCGAGGCAGTTGGATTCGGTCGAGGTGGCCTACTTGGTGGCCACTCAAAGCTTGATGGTTCTGGGGCCGGAGCAGCTGGCCTTCGACGAAGCCGAAGTCGCGCAACTGTCTACGCAAGCTGAGGCGACAGCGGTCAGCGACCTCACCCCTTTGAAAGGGTGGCCGATGGGCGTTGCCCTGACGGTCGCCGGCGCGTACGGCCACTCAGCCCCTGACTTGATCAAAGCCGTGTTGCGGTCGCTTCCTCCGACCCTGCAGCGTGCCCTGCCTCAACTGGCGCCGTACGACACATGGACGTCGTACCTGCCTCATTCGTTGGGGCTGGATTTGCCGGACGACTGGTTGGGGCAGTTAATCCTGCACCGCCTGCCTCTCCTGCATCACTCGGTGGGCGCACAACCACATGATCTGGTGCTGAATGTTCTGAATGAGCAGCTGCGCCAGTCGCCTGACCTGTGGACCGACAGTTACCGCGAAGCCGCGCAGCGGGCCCTCACCGATGAGCGGCCAATCCACGCACTGGATCTCTTGCTGCACGCAAATCTGATAAATGACGCCTTGGACATGGCCGAGCAGGTGATTCCGCCCCTGTTCCGCCGGAGCCAGTTCCTCGTTATTCGGTCCATCTTGGACCGTCTTCCGAGTGAGGCGGTCCAGGCATCGCCTTCCCTGGCGCGCATGTACGGCATCAGTCTCATGGAAACCGAGCAGTTGCAGGCTGGTATGGCCATCCTGCACACCTTGGCAGAACGCCCCGACACCCGGATGACGGTGCTGCCGCCTTTGGCCCACGGTCTGTTCCTTCAGGCCAGAGTGGACGATGCAGCTCAGCTGCTGGACGAAGCCTGGCAGCACTGGAACGCTTATCCAGCCGAACAGCAAGTCATTTTGTTGACCATGGCAGGCAATGTAAGCCGGGAGCGGGGAGACAGCGAAGGAGGCCTTCAAAAGCTCCTTGAAGCGACCAGGCTGGCAGAACAGCACCACCTCGATTACGTCATGGGGGTGGCCTTGATTGGCCTCAACGTGTCCTATCTGCGGCTGGCCCGGCTTGACGAAGCCATGATGGCGGTGCGCCAGGCCCATGTGATTTTCGAGCAGCTGGGCATGACTGCTCGGCTCCCCATTCCCCTTTTGAATGCGGCGATTCTTCACGGCGCCGCAGATGAACTGACTCCAGCCAACGACCTTCTCCAGCGCGCCCTGTGTATTGCCGAGGAGGCGCAGGTCAGAACAACGACCTCCATTCACTTTGCGCTCGGCCACCTGAGGATGAAAGAGGGCAAGTTCGACGAGGCCGTGACCCACCTGATGCAGGCGGTCGAGCGCGCGCGGGCCAGCAGTCGACCAGACCGTCAGTACATGGCTGAGGCCCTCTTGTCTGAGGCTCTCCGTGCGCAGTTTCAGCACGTTGAGGCGGACCGGCGGCTGGCGCTGGCCGAAAGCCTACTGGAAATCCATCCGCAGCTGGCCCAGAGCACTATGTTGGTGGATCTCCTGAAATTTCATCGGGGTCAGCGAGACCTCGCCATGGGCAATCTGGCTGAAGCGCGCGCATGGTTTGAACAGGTGCCGACCGACCTGGGCGAGTTGGCCGAGTGGGCGGTCAGAAGCCGCGCCTACCTTGCTCAAATTCACGCTGAGGAAGGCACCCTGGCTGAGGCGCACATCCGGGATTTCATGACGCTTCATAGCAAGATCAAGTCGCGGCGATACCTCACCCCAGACCTGACCATGGTGCGCCAAGCCCTGCGCGAAGCCGTCAGGCAGGGATGGTATGCAGGGGAGCTGCAGGAGTATGCCTTTGGCCGGTCTGACACCCGGCAGCGGCTGTCGATCCGTACACTGGGCAAGTTAAGTGTCTCGCTGGACGGCAAGCCCTTGCCTCTCAGCGGATCGAATGTCACGCGGGCCCAGGAACTGATCGCCCTGATGGCGCTCTTGCCACCAGCCACTTCCCAAGAACTGCAGCGCACGCTGATTGGCGAGGGTAAAGGCGATCACCGCAACGCCCTTAACACACTGCGGGCCAGCCTGACCAAAGCCACGGGAGTAAACGACGCCATCGTGCAGGACAGCACACGCCGCTATGTGTTTTCCGATGATCTGGACGTGCGGACGGATGTTGACGAGCTGCGGCGGGCGGTACGCACGAACAACCTCTTGCAGATCCGGCAACTCCTGAGTGACGGCACGGATTTTCTGCCTGGCGTCAACAGTGTATGGGCAGCTGACCTCCGCGATACTGAGATCCCAGGCGTCCTTTACAGTGCGTACGGTGTCCTGGGCAAATCAGCGCTGGAGCGGCGCGCCCTCCCCGAGGCGCTGCGGCACTTCGAACATATGCAGCTGCTCGCGCCTACCGAAGACGTGCTGCGCACCATTGTCGAAATCCACCGCAGCATGGGCAACGAACCCCAGTTGGCGCATGCCGAGCGGGACATCCAGCTCCTTTTCGCTCGTTGA